A region of Allocoleopsis franciscana PCC 7113 DNA encodes the following proteins:
- a CDS encoding ATP-binding protein encodes MMNDTFKPQGLIGRQIELEQICTILAADQDLMLTGVTGSGRRSLIRHAAQQIGARVLEIDCLRATTSSRFLELLAEGMLHIFATSEERTLIEQWASSYPLQLEQPTVHQARFVWQVALNDEWLILEALLNLPQVIAEQLSGRVVFVFQNFPHIRSWDRAGRWESYLRQEIQRQNRVSYVVLATTPEDWVEGSEVQIVSLLPVQHQELETWLVEAMAAEGLKFEGDALELFLDYTQGHVGDAIALARRIWSDHRCFYQDEETRFSLPSSPKLIQLDHVHRSTLRLVEDLSVTFESLLLLLPPIQARVLESLAIDPTDSPHSRPYLQKHQFSRGGGFQGALTGLEQKGLIYGAKVGYRVAMPLLSFWLKHRIL; translated from the coding sequence ATGATGAATGATACGTTTAAGCCGCAGGGGTTGATTGGCAGGCAGATTGAGCTAGAGCAAATCTGTACAATTTTGGCGGCTGACCAGGATTTGATGCTGACTGGTGTGACTGGAAGCGGGAGGCGATCGCTGATTCGCCATGCAGCACAGCAAATTGGAGCCAGAGTTTTAGAGATCGATTGCCTAAGGGCCACCACCTCTTCTCGCTTTTTAGAGTTGTTGGCAGAGGGAATGCTTCATATCTTTGCCACATCGGAAGAACGAACGTTGATCGAGCAGTGGGCTTCTAGCTATCCTCTGCAATTAGAACAACCAACAGTCCATCAAGCCCGTTTTGTTTGGCAGGTTGCCCTCAATGATGAATGGCTGATCCTGGAAGCCTTATTAAACCTTCCCCAGGTCATAGCAGAACAGTTAAGCGGTCGAGTGGTGTTTGTCTTCCAGAATTTCCCCCATATTCGTTCTTGGGATCGGGCCGGTCGATGGGAATCCTATTTGCGGCAGGAAATTCAACGGCAAAATCGGGTCAGCTATGTTGTCCTGGCAACAACACCAGAAGACTGGGTGGAAGGGAGCGAGGTTCAAATCGTTTCCCTGCTTCCCGTGCAACATCAAGAACTTGAAACGTGGCTCGTTGAAGCCATGGCAGCAGAAGGCTTAAAGTTTGAAGGGGATGCCCTGGAATTATTTCTAGATTACACACAGGGGCATGTTGGAGATGCGATCGCCTTAGCGCGGCGAATTTGGAGTGACCATCGTTGCTTTTATCAGGATGAAGAAACTCGGTTTTCCTTGCCATCTTCTCCAAAACTCATCCAACTCGATCACGTCCATCGCAGCACATTAAGATTGGTCGAGGATCTGTCTGTTACCTTTGAATCTCTTCTACTCCTCCTGCCTCCCATTCAGGCACGGGTTCTGGAAAGTTTAGCGATCGATCCGACAGATAGCCCCCATTCACGCCCCTATCTTCAGAAACACCAGTTTTCAAGAGGTGGTGGGTTTCAGGGGGCGCTTACAGGATTGGAACAGAAAGGATTAATTTATGGAGCAAAAGTAGGGTATCGAGTGGCAATGCCACTTTTATCATTTTGGTTGAAACATCGCATTTTATAG
- a CDS encoding cation-translocating P-type ATPase, translating into MSAISSRSQISQPSTSQSWHTIEAEKALWLLKSDRTQGLTQNQVDQNLQDYGTNELVETAGRSPLEIFWDQFKNIMLLMLIAVAIISTILDVRESLTKGQFIFPKDAVAIFAVVLLNGLLGYLQESGAEKALAALKNMASSKVRLLRNGKPVEVESKELVPGDIMLLEAGVKVAADGRILEAANLQVREAALTGEAHAVEKQASAILPEDAPLGDRINLVFSGTEVVQGRATVLVTGTGMQTELGKIATALQSVETEPTPLQKRMTQLGNTLVTGSLILVGLVIAGGTLFNPSLFEELVKVSLSMAVAVVPEGLPAVITVTLALGTQRMVKRNALIRKLPAVETLGSVTTICSDKTGTLTQNKMVVQAVHTHRYAARVTGEGYSPEGKFYPQANAESSPEISGSAEPELRSLLMACVLCNDAVLQKEHGDWAILGDPTEGALLAVAGKGGFRKDQEEQQLPRVAEFPFSSERKRMSVVVQDASGKLGDSPLVMFTKGSPELVLERCTHIQQDNQAQPITTQQRQQILEQNNQLASRGLRVLGFASKNLTELSQDSDDKAETNLTWLGLVGMLDAPRPEVREAVEKCRAAGIRPVMITGDHQLTAQAIAEDLGIAKMGDRCLTGQELQKLSQPELEAEVHHVSVYARVAPEHKLRIVQALQQQGQIVAMTGDGVNDAPALKQADIGVAMGITGTDVSKEASDMVLLDDNFATIVSAVEEGRVVYINIRRFIRYILGSNIGEVLTIAAAPLLGLGGVPLSPLQILWMNLVTDGLPALALAVEPGRPIVMQQPPKDPKESIFARGLGSYMIRIGIILAVLAILMMVWAYGYTEQVQSELLDRDRWQTMVFTTLCLAQMGHALAIRSNTRLMVEVNPFSNPYLLLSVAVTSILQLMLIYIEPLRNFFNTHYLSGLELLICIGFSALVFIWIEAEKLFIRWYAARK; encoded by the coding sequence ATGTCTGCCATCTCCTCGCGCTCTCAGATTTCTCAACCCTCTACGAGCCAATCCTGGCACACAATCGAAGCGGAAAAAGCCCTTTGGCTGCTCAAGAGCGATCGCACACAGGGTTTAACCCAGAACCAGGTTGACCAGAATTTACAGGACTACGGTACAAACGAGCTGGTCGAAACGGCAGGGCGTTCGCCGCTGGAAATTTTCTGGGATCAGTTTAAGAACATCATGTTGCTGATGCTGATCGCCGTTGCCATTATTTCCACGATTCTAGATGTGCGCGAATCCCTGACGAAGGGGCAGTTCATCTTTCCCAAAGACGCAGTGGCCATCTTTGCGGTGGTGCTGCTGAATGGGCTACTGGGCTATCTTCAGGAGAGCGGAGCCGAAAAAGCACTGGCAGCCCTGAAAAACATGGCATCCTCCAAAGTCCGGTTGCTCCGTAATGGAAAACCTGTAGAAGTGGAGTCTAAGGAACTGGTTCCGGGCGATATCATGCTGCTGGAGGCAGGGGTCAAGGTGGCAGCCGATGGGCGAATTTTGGAAGCTGCAAATTTACAGGTGCGAGAAGCCGCCCTCACGGGAGAAGCACACGCCGTGGAAAAACAAGCCAGTGCAATTTTGCCAGAGGATGCCCCGTTAGGCGATCGCATCAATCTGGTCTTTTCTGGAACAGAGGTGGTGCAGGGACGAGCAACAGTGCTGGTGACAGGCACCGGGATGCAGACTGAATTGGGTAAGATCGCCACGGCGCTGCAATCCGTTGAAACAGAGCCTACACCACTGCAAAAACGTATGACCCAACTGGGAAATACGTTGGTGACAGGGTCGTTAATTCTGGTAGGACTCGTCATTGCTGGTGGGACGCTATTTAATCCTTCATTGTTTGAGGAACTGGTTAAAGTTTCTCTCAGTATGGCGGTTGCAGTTGTCCCAGAAGGCTTACCCGCTGTGATTACCGTTACCCTGGCATTGGGCACGCAACGCATGGTGAAGCGCAATGCCCTGATTCGCAAACTACCTGCGGTGGAAACCCTTGGTTCTGTCACCACCATTTGTTCAGACAAAACGGGAACCCTGACGCAGAACAAAATGGTGGTGCAGGCAGTCCATACCCATCGCTACGCGGCTCGTGTGACAGGGGAGGGATACAGTCCTGAAGGCAAATTCTATCCGCAGGCTAATGCAGAATCATCGCCAGAAATTTCCGGGTCGGCAGAACCAGAATTGCGATCGCTCTTAATGGCATGTGTGCTTTGCAATGATGCTGTGTTGCAGAAAGAGCATGGCGACTGGGCAATTTTGGGCGATCCAACCGAAGGAGCACTGCTGGCAGTCGCCGGAAAAGGGGGATTCCGCAAAGACCAGGAAGAACAGCAGTTACCTCGTGTTGCTGAGTTTCCGTTTTCCTCTGAACGCAAGCGGATGAGCGTGGTTGTGCAGGATGCATCCGGCAAACTGGGAGATAGTCCATTGGTTATGTTTACCAAAGGTTCACCTGAACTGGTGCTGGAACGCTGTACCCACATTCAGCAGGACAATCAGGCTCAACCAATTACAACCCAACAACGTCAGCAAATTTTAGAGCAGAACAATCAACTTGCCAGCCGAGGGTTGCGTGTCTTAGGGTTTGCTAGCAAGAACTTGACAGAGTTATCACAAGATTCAGACGATAAGGCTGAAACCAACTTGACCTGGTTGGGATTAGTGGGAATGCTGGATGCCCCTCGTCCGGAAGTGCGCGAGGCGGTGGAAAAATGCCGTGCCGCCGGGATTCGTCCGGTGATGATTACAGGCGATCACCAACTTACTGCTCAGGCGATCGCAGAAGACCTGGGCATTGCAAAAATGGGCGATCGCTGCCTGACAGGACAGGAACTCCAGAAGCTTTCCCAGCCAGAACTGGAAGCCGAAGTTCATCACGTCAGTGTTTATGCTCGCGTTGCCCCTGAACACAAGTTACGCATTGTCCAGGCGCTCCAGCAGCAGGGACAGATTGTTGCGATGACCGGGGATGGAGTCAACGATGCTCCAGCCTTGAAACAAGCGGATATCGGAGTAGCAATGGGCATCACAGGCACCGATGTTAGTAAAGAAGCCAGTGACATGGTGCTGCTGGATGACAATTTTGCCACGATTGTTTCGGCAGTTGAAGAAGGTCGAGTCGTTTATATCAACATTCGTCGCTTCATTCGCTACATCCTGGGTAGTAATATTGGCGAGGTCTTGACGATCGCAGCTGCGCCCTTGTTGGGATTAGGAGGTGTACCCCTCTCTCCCCTGCAAATTCTTTGGATGAACTTAGTCACTGATGGTCTGCCTGCTTTAGCACTGGCAGTAGAACCGGGTAGACCAATCGTCATGCAGCAACCACCTAAAGATCCAAAGGAGAGCATTTTTGCCAGGGGTTTAGGCTCTTACATGATTCGGATTGGTATTATTCTGGCAGTGCTCGCGATTTTGATGATGGTCTGGGCATACGGTTATACCGAACAGGTGCAAAGTGAGTTGTTAGACCGCGATCGCTGGCAAACAATGGTGTTCACCACCCTCTGTTTAGCTCAGATGGGACATGCACTGGCGATTCGCTCCAACACGCGGTTGATGGTAGAAGTAAATCCCTTCTCAAATCCCTATCTGCTGCTATCCGTTGCCGTCACCAGCATCCTGCAACTGATGCTTATTTACATTGAACCACTTCGGAACTTCTTCAATACTCATTACTTGAGTGGATTAGAGCTATTGATTTGCATTGGATTTAGCGCTCTTGTGTTCATCTGGATTGAAGCAGAGAAGCTATTTATCCGCTGGTATGCCGCTCGTAAGTAG
- a CDS encoding SDH family Clp fold serine proteinase — protein MNFNFFDLFWIFLVFSSLQPWWQKRQMEVRRVQTLRAFEQQRRSRVILLIHRQESVSFLGIPISRYISIEDSEQVLRAIRFTPPDTPIDLILHTPGGLVLATEQIARALIRHQAKVTVFVPHYAMSGGTMLALAADEIVMDANAVLGPVDPQLGNMAAASVLKVVEQKPIEKIDDQTLIMADLSRKALQQVQRFVRTLLKDQVPQPKIAPENIEKIVEALTTGKVTHDYPVTVEEATELGLPITVGLPPAIYNLMELYPQPQGGRPSVQYIPMPYGQRPALPEPKGRPLPESAKF, from the coding sequence ATGAATTTTAACTTTTTTGACCTATTCTGGATTTTTTTGGTTTTCTCCTCACTCCAACCTTGGTGGCAAAAACGCCAGATGGAAGTCCGTCGAGTGCAAACCCTCCGAGCGTTTGAGCAACAGCGACGCAGCCGAGTTATTTTGCTGATTCATCGGCAAGAGTCCGTGAGCTTCCTGGGAATTCCTATATCCCGCTACATCTCAATTGAAGACTCAGAACAGGTGTTGCGAGCGATTCGCTTCACCCCTCCCGATACACCCATCGATCTGATTCTCCATACACCAGGAGGTCTTGTTCTTGCCACAGAGCAGATTGCCAGAGCACTCATTCGCCACCAAGCCAAAGTCACCGTTTTTGTTCCTCATTACGCCATGAGTGGTGGCACAATGCTCGCTTTAGCAGCCGATGAAATTGTTATGGATGCCAACGCCGTCTTAGGACCGGTCGATCCCCAACTGGGCAATATGGCAGCGGCAAGTGTCCTCAAGGTCGTTGAACAGAAGCCCATTGAGAAAATTGACGACCAAACCTTGATTATGGCAGACCTATCTCGCAAAGCTCTACAACAAGTTCAGCGGTTTGTGCGGACGCTTTTAAAAGACCAAGTCCCGCAACCAAAGATTGCTCCAGAAAATATCGAAAAAATTGTTGAAGCCCTGACTACAGGAAAAGTCACCCATGACTATCCCGTTACAGTTGAGGAGGCGACAGAACTGGGTTTACCGATTACCGTTGGTCTGCCGCCTGCCATCTACAATCTCATGGAGTTATACCCACAACCCCAAGGAGGACGCCCTTCTGTGCAATATATCCCCATGCCTTATGGTCAGCGTCCGGCTTTACCAGAGCCTAAGGGAAGACCTTTACCGGAGTCAGCTAAGTTTTGA
- a CDS encoding peptidoglycan-binding domain-containing protein, which translates to MMWNRYGVPVAIIGLGLAASVVSCEVAFAQRSRDYTPREFRAVLRGFGYNVTLGDTLTDEATRAAIRQFQQGYKLQVDGIAGPQTQNFAANIVKILKSNLNLTLQPSPALPITQFYDSQTEAAVKRFQEQVSLPVTGVANLQVRQRLDQEARSILGKPKPTSTPTPSPKPTPTPTPTPRATPQTTPPSPSPSPSPSTSPSPSPSLSPSPSPSPSPQTSPSP; encoded by the coding sequence ATGATGTGGAATCGATATGGAGTCCCCGTTGCCATCATTGGCTTGGGATTAGCCGCCAGTGTGGTGAGTTGTGAAGTCGCCTTTGCCCAGCGTAGCCGGGATTACACCCCAAGAGAGTTTCGCGCTGTTTTGCGTGGCTTTGGCTACAACGTTACCCTAGGAGATACCCTCACAGATGAGGCAACCAGAGCAGCTATTCGCCAGTTTCAGCAGGGATATAAGCTACAAGTTGATGGGATTGCTGGCCCTCAGACCCAGAATTTTGCAGCTAATATTGTCAAAATTCTCAAATCCAACCTGAACCTGACGCTTCAGCCTAGCCCTGCTTTGCCCATTACTCAGTTTTATGACTCACAAACTGAAGCTGCTGTCAAGAGATTTCAAGAGCAAGTGAGTTTGCCAGTGACGGGAGTGGCTAATTTACAAGTTCGTCAGCGACTTGATCAGGAGGCAAGATCAATTCTGGGTAAGCCCAAACCAACCTCAACTCCAACTCCCAGCCCCAAACCAACCCCAACCCCAACCCCAACTCCACGGGCAACCCCCCAAACAACACCACCCTCTCCATCACCAAGCCCATCACCTTCTACGTCACCAAGCCCATCACCTTCTCTGTCACCCAGCCCATCACCCAGTCCATCACCACAGACAAGTCCCTCTCCGTAA